The Peromyscus leucopus breed LL Stock chromosome 4, UCI_PerLeu_2.1, whole genome shotgun sequence genome segment AGGAGAAGAGGCAGGACCATCCAGGACCTGGGAGCCTTAGATACTGGGGCAGAAGGAGATGGTAAGCCCCGCTAAgtcggcccctcctcctcctgcccatgCCACTCCTCCCCAAACAAGTCTAAGACTGAAGACATCCCAAGGGGCTCGTTAGCACACCAGGTGCAGCTGGGTCAGAGTTCCCCAAGAGGCTAAGAATGCTCAGCCTCCTGGGACCACAGCCCCATCAGCCCCTCACCCTCTTAGGCTTCAGTTCTCATAACTTCCTCAGACCGTGACCACTGGCAAGCTCCGGCCCAGAGCGCACCTTCCCGGAGCCCACGCTTATgctccctcacccccagcctccctcaCACATCCGGTCTGCACTTACCCCTCGGTGGCCTTGAAAAGCGATCACTGGCCGTACCTGCGGGAAGAGCCCAAGCACCAGCTGAGCACAAAGGAAGCAAAGCTCCCAGGATCGGGGGTGGGGGCTGCGGACACCTGCCTGGCGGGCTTCActtggagagatgggggaggttGGAACCTGCGTAAGCCGCGCCTCCCCGTCCCCTTCTCCAGCGTAGCGCGCTGAGGCCGAGGTCTGGTTGATCGGGATGGGAAGAAGGGGTTGGGGGCCAGCCGCACCTGTTGCTGCTGACACTCTTGCAGTGCCCGTAGTGCCGCCTCGTTGAGCCTGAGCATCAGGAGGCTGGTCCGAGCAGCAGGGGTGAAAAGGAGCCGCATCTTCCCACTCAGAGCTTCTTGGGTCCCCTCCATGGTGCCAGAGTCGCGCACAAGCAGAACCGAGACCACAGGCGAGGGCCACTTCTGCCACCTCTGCAGTGCAAGCCTAGGCTGGCACTCCCGCCCTCCGGGTCTGCCCCGCCCTCCACCAGGACCCCGCCCCTGTCACCACCCCAAAGTTTCCCCAGCCGCGTGGGCGGTGCCTTGCTCTTCCCGGCTGCCTGCCCGGATCCAAGTGGTTTCTTCTTGGTTTGGCTTGGGCAGTCTTGGGCTTTTCGAAGGGTATCCAGAGTCTGCCTCCAGGGTCTGACCCGTCACGCAGAAACCCTTGttctgtctcagtttccccactctGAATTCAGAATTCGCGGTCTCTAAGTAAAAAATGAACCTGAAACCACTTGAGGGTGTAAGTCCCACGGGGAGGGAGATCGAGACTGGTCGGTAGGCGGATTGAGTCATTTATGCCTCCAAGGTCCTGAGCCCGAGGGACTCAGGGGACCAGAGGATGGCAGACCCCAAGAGGGACCAAGTGCAGcgtttcttctttttctgccgCGGTGCTGCGTCTGCTGAGGCGGATCCCAATCCGGTTTCTAATTGGGACTTAGAGAGGTTGTAAAGCCAGGTGGATGGGTGCCTCAGTCCTGGAAACCTAGCTGGCTGGGGCTGGAGCCTCGCCTATCGGTGGGTGGGGATGTGGGGCGTAGTTGGTGGCAAAAAGAATTGCAGTGCAGAAAGCCACGACTCAATCCCAATTGTCACTTCGTGACCTAATAAACGCAAGTGAAAGTGGCTAAACCGGCAGCTGGCTCCTTCAAAGGTGCTTTCCcctcccttttgtttttgtttttgtttttggctatGTAGATTGCTCTTGCTGAACTCACTAGCTAGTCTCCTGCCtcgtcttccaagtgctgggattacaggtgttagTTACTACTCCGGACTAGAAGGTGCCTTGAAGTTGCCAGGCATCTCAGAGCTACAGATTCTATTGCTTTCAGACCCCAGCACAAATCTCAGACCagcccttcctgtctccacctgtccATATTTGGTTATTTCTCAGAATCCCTTATTTCCGTTTTCATAACTGGGATCTCTGTTAAATGCTTTGATCTGTATAATTCCAAGTGATCTTAATGCTGTCCATCAAAGCAAATAATTTGTCAAAACTCATTGAACTCTACACTCAACATGTACTATATGTGAGGACAAAAATCTCAgttgtgttgatttttaaaatctttgcaaCAAGTTGCCAACAGCAGCCACAGATACATTTACCTGTCCATGGGGACATTCTGTTTCTGTGGAGGACAATTTACTAACTTGACAAGCAGTTGtaactcctcctcttcctcctcctcctcctcctcctcctcctcctcctcctcctcctccttctctctctctctctctctctctctcttctctctctctctctctctctctctctctcttcccttctcttccttctttttagagacaagatttctctgtgtaacagccctgtctgtcctagaattcactctgtagatcaggctggtctcaaactctatCACTTTTTAGTGTTATTTTGTTAAACCTGAATGTTTGCATTAATgtccgttaaaaaaaaaaaaagtatttctattGTCTTCTCCcatcactatttttttcttttgttttactctttttttctttctttcctcccctcttctttttctctttcttttccttccttttttctttcttcctttctcttccttccttccttccttccttccttccttccttccttccttccttccttcctttctttctttctttcgattttttgagacagggtttctctgtatagttttggtgcctgtccttgatcttgctctgtacaccaggctggcctcgaactcacagagatccacctggctctgcctcctgagggctgggattaaaggtgtacacttcCAACACCcggctttattttgttgttgttttgttgtttttgagacaggatctcactgtgtagccctggctggcctggaactgctaagtagcccaggctgcccttgaactcctgattttcccggcctcagcctccagaatgctgaggtTAGAAGTGTGAACTCCCACACCTGGCACAATGACGCTGCTCTTTTTCCTTTCACTGTGCTCTGACCATACCTGTTAGGttgctcttttctcttccctgttGTAACggcattttgatttttatggCATCTTTTTATGGGAACAAACTCCCTTGCTTTTGTAAATAAAGCCCAGGCATTCCTGTGACTCTGCTTACATCTTGCCCTGGTATGGCTTGCTGTCATTCTGTCCCTGCCCTTACTACCTCCTTGACCTAGTTTCATAGGCAACTTATTACCTACTCACTACCCATGACTCTAAGATGGGACAGCCTGAGGGAGCAGGGCCTTCTGGCCCTCACATGCTGTTCCCTCGCCTCAAGTGTTCTCTCGCTCCCTCCTTGGCTGTGCCAAttcatcttcttgcctcaagtATAACACGAGAGACCTCAGTGGCCCAGATCAAATGCCTCTGGAGCCTACAAGTTTATTCCCTGCATAAAAGCATCAGTTCTGTTCTATTCTGCTTCATACTGAGACAAATAACATTGTTCCATCTTCATTCAAATTATATTGACATCTGTTTTGATGGGTCAGTGCTTACGAGGTGCACCCAGAGAAAGGTTTTGAATATCACCCTTGCATAGAATCTGGTTTTTCTTTAAAGCAATGGTCAATATCAATTTGcatatatctatacacacacacacacacacacacacacacacagtgaaggaGAGGGAACTCGCCTTTTCTTTTCTATAGCGtatttaaaattacagttatttattgtatgaataagcaTGTACCATGGCatttgtgtgaaggtcagagtttTTTTCAGGCATTGGTTCTTTCCATCTtatcacatgggttctgggaattgaactcaggccatcatgtTCGGTAGCAAGTTCCttaacctactgagccatctcatcagcccccaGAGATATATTTTGTTCATCTCTGTATATGCAACACCTAATAAAGTAATTAACACAAAGCTAGTGGACAGTGGCTATTTACTGAACAAAATGAGTACATCTATTATGGCACTTCCTGCTGAAGCTGGGCTGTGATATGACGGTGAGGCTGGGTTTTGCCAGGATTGATAACAGTCATGGGCAAAGTGCATAGGTGGTGTGGTCGGTAGGAGGGGACTGTTTGCTTCTTGGTTCTGTTCTTTTACTCAGCTCAACTGCTGGAAGTAATAAGCAAGCATGCACCGAAAAAGGATTTGTTCCCTCATCCATGCTGTTTTACTCATCTCTCAGTTCTGTACTGATCCTGATGACTCTCTAACAAGAGTACCCAAAGTAGCTTTCACCACGGAATCTGGGTTTGGGAAACTTGATAAGCCCAATTTTTATGACTTGTGATCTGTAGGTCTTTCCTTCTACTCTGTTTTCCTCTTCTCACTTCATATTTGGGGCCTCTAAACCTCCCTCTTCGTCTCTTTGCTTCGGAGCCTTCAGGCCTAAATTGTCTCGATTGATTCTCTCATTTTTCGATTCTGTACTGGGCTTGGTTACCTGCATTTGTTTTGGTCCTTGGGATGGAGCCTAGGGTCTTGAGCACGCAGGGTAAGCCCTCCACCTCTGAGCTGCAGCAGCAGCCCTTCTTCTGTTCTGTAAACAGTTATTATTATTGGTGGATTGTGACATACATGGGGTCGTGGGTGCCGGTGTGCCATAGCGTGTGTGAATGTCACAGAACAACATTATGGAGTTATCTGCTTCATCTacctttacataggttctggagaCAGAAATCAGATAGTCAGGCTTATGTGAcaagagctgagccatcttgccagcccccttTTTCTGTGAAAACtgctttgcatttatttatttatttgcagtgGAAGTATATGTACCACAGCACCAAgtgtagaggtcaaagaacaactttcaggagtcaattctctccttccatgtgggttccagaattAGGACTTAGGCTTGGCTTTCCTAACAAGTCCTTTGTACTCATCCTACAACACTAAGGACTAggtcatattttatatatatatatatatatatatatatatatatatatatatatatataattatggagGCTGGAAGAATGGGTCAGctgtttagagcacttgttgctcttgcagaggacccagattcggttcccagaatccacgtggtgactcacagctaactgtaacttcagttccaggggacccagtgcccttttctgacctctaaggggcaccaggaacacacatggtccacacacagatgtgcaggcaaaacattcatacacacaagaaataaaataaatataaaaaagtaaataactgAACTATGGAGGAAGCAAGTATcctaaataaaatctaaaagagtcagggttttccttttattttgtctaTTCCTTGTCCTTTTTCTAGGTTtcctgagacagtctcatgtggcccagattggcctcaaccCTATATTGAAGTTGAGcctaactttgaacttctgattcttctgcctctttttctgagtgctggggttacaggttgaTATTTTCACAATTTCTCAcgaacattttaaattattattaattctgCACTTAATCTTAGTCCAAAGGCTGAGCAGTGGTTTCACGAGTTTtactggggctagggagatgacttaGGTGGTAAGAACATTTCAGAGGAACAGAGTTCAGTTCCAGAACTCACGTCAGACAGGCAGCTCACACCAGCCTATATATAACTCCTGCTCCCGCTTCTAGCCTCTGTAAGCATCCATAGGCACACACCAGCACATTCCCAGCTAAATCtcaaagagttttattttataactttacaTTGATTTAAGCTAGTGTATAAATTAATGGATTGTCGTGACGTCATCCCCCTTCCCCCtaagccctggctgtcttggaactctatttttagatcaagctggccttgaattcagagatccatctgcctctgccttcagagtgctaggattaagtgtctgcaccaccatacctggctagaTCAATGGGTTTAATCATGCAGTCTTCACACATCttaagtaattttcttttctttctttctttttttcagagacagggtttctctgtgtagttttggcgcctttcctggaactcactctatagaccaggctggcctcgaactcacagagatctgcctgcctctacctcctgagtgctgggattaaaggtgtgcaccaccactgcctggctttattttatttctttacatttgagacaaggtcagATATAGTCCAgagtggcctggaactagctatatAGTAAAGAATGATgttgaacttctgacctttccATTTCTATGACCAGTTTTATTCTGTGCTGGGTGTTTCATGCATACTACGATATCACTCTACTAACAGAGCTACATCCCTACccctaacatttatttttaagtgataagtaaaaacatacaaatcaaaaactataaaacaaaacaagacaaaacaaccaccaccataGAAATCAGTCAAGCATGTATTTCCAGATacctaggaggcagagtcaggaataTTGCAAGTTCAAAGTCTACATACAGTAAAGAGTGAGGTTAAGCTAGCCAAGACAACTTAATGAGACCTGTCTTAAAATGAAAGAGTGGAAAGAGGGCTTGacatgtagctctgtggtagagtacttgtctagcatgtatgaggccataggttcagttcccactgcaaaacaataacaacaaacaaaaaaagcaaagctggtggtggcacacacctttaatcccagcacttgggaggcagaggcaggcagatctctgtgagttcgaggccagcctggtatacagagtgagctccaggacaggcaccaaaactacacagagaaaccctgtctcgaaaaaccaatatatatatatttatatatatagatagTAGGGGCTTTAGAGGTGACTCAGTGTGGTtatttcagaggacccaagtttagttcctagcactcacattggATGTTAGCTCTGGCTCCAGGGTATCTTGACACACTCTTTAGACTCCATGGAGACTGCACTattgtgcacaaacccacattcagatacacatacacataatttatatttttgaaaaaaaatctattaacagTAGTTCAAGTGGGGCTGGATATAAAAAAACTTGAAGATGGTAGTGATGAGGTTTTCTTGCTTCCCATGTGCTCTACACAAAGCCAGTTTGATGTCTTAGCCTCAACTTGATTCTGGAATAGGCATTAGTTGAGATTCACATCAAAATTTatcaccatttatttatttatttttcttttctttttttttttccccccggagctgaggaccgaacccagggcgcaagcgctttaccactgagctaaatctccaacccccaccatttatttttaattaatttccccgaccactgtgtgtgtgtgtgtgtgtgggcaacTTTTAGCCTTTTAtcttactgaggcagggtctctctcattGTTTCTGTTGCCTTTTTTGTATTCCAGGCTAACTGGCCCATGAACTTTCAGGAAATTCTGTCTGCATTCTGTCTGCAGGGTTACAGCtgcataccaccacacctgccttttttATGAGGGTTCCCTGGATCCGGTTCCGTCATCAGGCTTGCAGAGCTAACGCTTTAACCCAGCACGTATTGTCTCCTGCCATGTCTCCTTTATTCAGTgactctcttctggcctggagGGGAGCTTTGGGAACAAAAGATACATGGAACttgtttagaaaaaataaaaattctgggccaggcacatacctttagtcctggcccttgggaggcagaggctggcagttatctgtgagtttgaggccagcctgagttccaggacaggctccaaagctacacagagagaccctgtctcgaaaaaactaaccaaaccaaaccaaccaaccaaccaaccaaacaaacaaacaaaaaaaataaataaataaataaataaataaataatgaattctagactgggaagacagctcagcagaCAATCCCCAAAACCCATAGAAAAAGCAGCAGgtcatggtgcacaccttaatcggAGCACTCCTACATCGagataggaggtggagacaggggaattGCCTGGTGCTCATTGGCCAGTTAGATTGGGGTCTGAAGCACAGCAGACAAAACCACAAAGTCCCCGCCTTCACAATGTGAGAACCAGCGCTGGAACCCTCCTTTCTCCACGCGCTCGCCTGAGGACCATGACCAGAAGATTCTTTTTAGAATGGTCGGAGGATTTCGGGAAAGAGATCCTTTAGAAATGCTGGCCACCTGCCGTATTGGAGAAGCTGGGATGGATCCAACAGCAACtcacagaacaaaggaaatgctTGACTTTTATAGACTTTAGAGCTGCGGTTCACAACCTTCCTAGTGCtttgaccctttaacacagttcctttgttgtggtgaccccccaaccataaaattacttcgttgctacttcataattgtaattttgctgctgttattaatcgtaatgtaaatatctgtgttttccgatggtcttaggtgacgcCTATGAAAAGGGTCAcgacccaaaggttgagaaccgctgctttaAACGAGCGCTCTCTGAATGCAGTTATTTAGCCTTAACTAAGGTTGCCTTGGGTTTGGGCGGCAGGAAATGAATCCTACTGCTCTGATCTATGTTGGGTTGTTTCATAATAGCGTagcagaactcaggttgtcttaGACCCACGGGAGAGAAGGTTTAACTAATCTCACCTACAGAGGCTGCATCTGTGAGATAACTGAAAATGAGAACGATGTTTAGCTACCAGTCTGATTTCTCTTACAAACCAGATGTAACTGTTGGGAGATGACACAATGTAGAGGCAGTCTAGAGAGTTGGTGCAGACATAATACGAGCATTCCCTAATTTCAGTTCCCCAAGTAGCTCCACGGATTTGGGTGTGCTTCACCACTCCCAAGGCACCCGCAAAGTTTCTGTGGACAGTGTGGAAGTGCAGCTCGGTAGTGGAgatgtgcatgcaggagccctgGGCTCCAGCTCTTGGGCAATGATTGCAGGATCACTTTAGGACAGACCCACTGGAAGTGGCTGCAGTTGGGGACGATGAAAGCGGAAAGGGGTTTTCTAATTATCTGTGTATGTTTTCAGTCCGACTGTGGCAAGCGTTCGGCCAAGCGGCAGGGGGATGGGTGTCCTAAGTAACAGCACAAAGTTTAGCTCCAGAAAACTGATCGCTCACAACCGGATGAGCCACCTAGGAAATCCcgccctctcccccacctccccaccccgccACCGCGTTCCTCCGGGGCGACTTTGTCAGTACCCTAAACTGTCCCACATGAGGTCACGGTGCCCGGTCACGTGCTCGGCACCGCCGGAGCGCCACATCGCCAGCCGCACCCCGCCACCCCGCCGCCCACGTGACCCGGCCTAGTTTCTCCCGTGCGGGGACCCAGCGCTCCCGGgaagccccgccccgccccggcgcTCCGCCCGCCAAGCTTGGCTCTTCGCCCTCCGGGACTGGCGCGTGGCACCGCGCTCCACGTGCTTCCCTCTGCCCAATGAGAGTCGGCGTCCGGGCGTGCAGGGGCGGGACGAAGGAGACGACTCGGTGTCGTCGcgcggagggggcggggcctgcaACGTCGGCCCGAACGAGGGGACGCAACGGAGGCAGGTCGGAGCCGCTGCCGTCGCCATGACCCGTGAGTGCCGGGACCCTTTTTCCTCTCGCCCTTTTCTTTCCGCCCTCGCTGCCCGGCACGGCCGAGCGCCGGCCTGTGCGCCCCTTCAGCTTCCCCCGGCGGAAGCGTCTTCAGGGAGCGCTCTCCAGCTGCCTCCCGCCCCAGCCGGAAGCGCAGCCCCTCTGCACGCCGCCACTTGCGGAGACCCCCAGTGTTGGGCGCGGGCCGCCGGCGGCTCGCCGCGCTGGGGAAGCCGGGTGccctgggtggtgggccccagcGCGTGCTCCCGAGGCCGCGGGGCTCCCCGCACGCCGTACCAGCTGTCTGGGCCCCCGCGGCACCCCAAACTTGACTCGCAGCAGCGGCTTCGGCGCACCGTCCTCCCGCACCCCAAGTTAACCTGCCCCGTGGCGGCTGCCACACCCCGGCAGCCGAAGCCCGGCGATGGGGTCGGCGCCGCGGAGGAGGGGATAGTCGGGTCCCGGTCGCGGGGAGGAGGGGCGCTGGTGTGTGCGTGGGGCGGCCCCGGCACCTCACTTTGTACCTTTCTCTCCTTAGGCGGTAACCAGCGAGAGCTCGCCCGCCAGAAGAACATGAAGAAGCAGAGCGACTCGGTTAAGGGAAAGCGCCGAGATGATGGGCTTTCTGCTGCCGCCCGCAAGCAGAGGTAGCCCCAGGGAGGGGATACGACGGGACGGGACGGGTCGGGTCGGGACGGGACGGACGGAGAGACCTGGGTTAGACGGAGGGGTGTAGCAGGAAAGAGAAGTATTTCAGGGCTCGAGTCTGGACTAGGTGTGAGGGGCAGAGTGCATTGCTTCCTCTAGGGTTCTATTTCCTCCCCACTCCAAATGTTAAGTCACAGCTATACAGGAAGGGACTGGGGCGGGTCCCGGTCCGTAGGCTGATTTCTGAGTGCCCGGGTTGTGACCTTAAGGGCAAGGGCAGGGAGCTTCACATTATCAAGTACAGTTGTTTTGACAGCCCAGTACTTTTGGCCCTCCTTGCTGCGTGtatctcctcccttctcccgaCTTTCTCACTAGTGTTGTTGGGTGTGGTAGTCAGTGCAGAATAGAGAGCCTTGGGCCAGACTTCTGACCCCTTGGGCAACATCCAGATGGAGACCGATTGCCTTTTGAGCCTTAGCTCTACGCCTCTTGTTCTCCTAGGGTGGGAATATAGCAGCCGTATGCTGAACTTTGTCCCACCCACTTCCATCTTATCCTCTGTACCCTTCATCCCCCTGCATCTTGTCCTTTTTGCCCTCTGGTACCTCCCAGTGCCCCATCATCTCTACCCCCAGGGACTCGGAGATCATgcagcagaagcagaaaaaggCAAACGAGAAGAAGGAGGAACCCAAGTAGCTT includes the following:
- the Serf2 gene encoding small EDRK-rich factor 2 isoform X1, encoding MTRGNQRELARQKNMKKQSDSVKGKRRDDGLSAAARKQSAPSSLPPGTRRSCSRSRKRQTRRRRNPSSFVASCPTLLPCACVPGARPAMLEFPPVVLPGPSTDGIPLALSLQRVPFVLPSPQVASLPLGRSWG
- the Serf2 gene encoding small EDRK-rich factor 2 isoform X2; translation: MTRGNQRELARQKNMKKQSDSVKGKRRDDGLSAAARKQRDSEIMQQKQKKANEKKEEPK